The proteins below are encoded in one region of Portunus trituberculatus isolate SZX2019 chromosome 17, ASM1759143v1, whole genome shotgun sequence:
- the LOC123504890 gene encoding glutamate receptor ionotropic, kainate 2-like: protein MLQLVDGNYNANTTHHLSQMVAVFRQVRRLSRCTVVLVVSHDSQFLAAFAKWSMKSRLLVWATRLLVATRLTLPQLQPLLTFYWTYTMMNAAFLSLNHVSSSYPVFSYLPYTPAGPQVVHVASWTPLLGVIVTEGHMLFPEKFSNFYGSQVNVTALPFAPFWEEQKGTGNITLYSGTDYYTLAAIASALNFTIYVVPTSSWAEVTRLVEERVSFIAPVIHNVMPHRSEKYDFSFVYEYVSMDFSMAPPGLQAQWKALYYPLSSNVWLYTLLALLVMPFVLFIAIRMKHTNIYYSSGSTLEIGEVFHDMTGMLLGQNLPPRLPKISSSRILVATWLVFAIVFTSAYRGNLTASLTLPKYPPRPETLPQLVNSVKRITMQPFGREFKNFFSKSESPLFQKLAYLINIVPTLMDGQNQAIVKNQAHLDNRRYQLYNIAKRFTRRDGSEMLYIGRESIMPGQSAWPLPHDAPYTDVIDRHLMAVIEAGMYEKWASDLLFKVQQESRIKLRQQQQNEQHSDAQVKEDTLSLSISHMQGAFMLLLLCLIFASLVFICELNATGLRHKGHCSIFQ, encoded by the exons ATGCTTCAGCTTGTGGACGGCAACTACAACGCTAACACGACGCACCACCTGTCTCAGATGGTGGCAGTCTTTCGCCAG GTGCGTCGATTGTCGCGGTGCACAGTGGTTCTAGTGGTGAGTCACGACTCACAATTTCTCGCCGCCTTCGCCAAGTGGTCAATGAAAAGCCGTCTATTAGTGTGGGCCACTAGACTGTTAGTGGCGACCCGCCTGACCCTTCCACAGCTCCAACCACTTTTGACTTTTTATTGGACTTACACTATGATGAACGCTGCCTTTCTAAGTCTAAACCATGTTTCCTCCAG CTACCCTGTTTTTAGTTACCTGCCGTACACTCCGGCTGGGCCACAAGTGGTGCATGTGGCCTCCTGGACACCTCTACTTGGCGTAATTGTCACCGAGGGTCACATGCTATTTCCAGAAAAGTTTTCAAA CTTCTATGGCAGCCAGGTAAATGTGACTGCCCTACCTTTCGCCCCATTCTGGGAAGAGCAAAAAGGAACCGGTAACATCACCTTGTACTCAGGTACAGACTACTATACTCTGGCCGCCATCGCGTCAGCCCTGAATTTTACAATTTATGTGGTGCCCACCTCATCCTGGGCAGAG GTAACGCGCCTGGTCGAGGAGAGAGTGTCTTTCATAGCTCCTGTAATCCACAACGTGATGCCCCATCGTAGTGAAAAGTACGACTTTTCCTTCGTATACGAGTACGTATCGATGGACTTTAGTATGGCGCCTCCCGGGCTACAGGCGCAATGGAAAGCTCTATACTACCCACTGTCTAGTAATGTCTGGTTGTACACGCTTCTCGCTCTACTCGTCATGCCatttgtccttttcata GCTATCAGGATGAAGCATACGAATATTTATTATAGCAGCGGTTCCACGCTGGAGATCGGTGAGGTGTTCCATGATATGACTGGGATGCTACTGGGGCAGAACCTTCCTCCACGTCTGCCTAAAATCTCGTCTAGCCGGATCCTAGTCGCAACCTGGCTGGTGTTCGCTATTGTCTTCACATCGGCGTACCGTGGCAATCTTACAGCGTCACTTACGCTGCCGAAGTATCCTCCTCGACCAGAGACACTCCCCCAACTTGTCAACTCCGTTAAGAG AATAACAATGCAGCCATTTGGACGAGAATTTAAGAATTTCTTCTCAAAGTCGGAATCACCACTGTTCCAGAAGCTCGCATACTTGATAAATATCGTACCGACTTTGATGGATGGTCAAAACCAAGCCATCGTTAAAAA CCAGGCACACTTGGACAACAGACGTTACCAGCTCTACAATATTGCCAAACGATTCACACGGCGAGACGGCAGTGAAATGTTATATATCGGACGAGAGAGTATAATGCCGGGACAATCTGCCTGGCCACTGCCTCACGACGCCCCATACACGGATGTGATTGACCGTCATCTCATGGCTGTGATCGAG GCTGGTATGTATGAAAAATGGGCTTCTGACCTGCTCTTCAAGGTTCAGCAAGAAAGTCGCATAAAGCtgcgacaacaacagcaaaatgaGCAACACTCCGATGCCCAAGTAAAAGAAGATAcgctttctctttctataaGTCACATGCAAGGTGCCTTCATGCTGCTTCTCCTTTGCCTCATTTTCGCAAGCCTGGTGTTTATTTGTGAACTCAACGCTACTGGTCTTCGGCATAAAGGACACTGTTCAATTTTTCAATAA
- the LOC123504891 gene encoding glutamate receptor 2-like — protein MLVRFVLLTCLVSVVARLRAKDVKKLPFLGGAAVIEFVDKTDKNSCPVIFVTDDSGPLSTIVKEACTARYGQRGATVFEIGLRDRNVSQRLSELVPMARQVRRISWCTTVVVVSHDPIFLVAFAESSLRDRLLVWATKLLIVTRLAFRHLENLLSAHWTFSMMNTVFLNFEGEVPKIICFGYTYLPYSQNGAKLVKVAAWTQKKGLLLNQNELPFSEKFENFYGAQVNVTALPFMPYWGNEYIRTPNGTSVIKYEGSDYHLLLAVARALNFTFRVLPSSSWAEVTSLVEERVSFIASVYHILMTVRAEKYDYTHTFEFSYVSFSMAKPHREPQWQSLYYPLAHHVWLAILGSVLLVPLTYITINHMSRKVIGRTTLLESVFLDMAGMFLAQSLPHRLPWDSSSRVLMAAWLVFALILASAYRGNLTAALTLPKYPTRPETISQLVDTVERVTIPSYGDSHYKYYKSSESPLFNALSRLMEVGPQVLEGLRGALQHNRAHLGAKRFLKYQIADKFTEVDGASRLYVGRDTLDPAASGWPIPHDAPYKPQLDRWIVVPLEAGLYEKWAEDLLATTKLRSQREQKKRQIELKEDGETKESLMALTIIHTQGAFLLLLIGINIACVAVIGEFVAARYAQVKR, from the exons ATGCTAGTCAGATTTGTGCTGCTGACCTGCCTTGTGTCAGTGGTAGCCCGTCTCAGGGCCAAGG ATGTGAAGAAGCTTCCATTCCTTGGAGGCGCCGCAGTGATAGAGTTTGTCgacaagacagacaaaaatTCTTGTCCCGTCATCTTCGTAACAGACGACTCTGGGCCATTATCTACCATCGTTAAA GAGGCATGTACGGCACGGTATGGACAGCGAGGAGCAACGGTGTTTGAGATTGGGCTGCGAGACCGGAACGTGAGTCAACGCCTTTCTGAGCTGGTGCCGATGGCCCGCCAA GTGCGAAGGATTTCTTGGTGTACGACAGTGGTAGTTGTGAGTCACGACCCGATATTCCTCGTCGCCTTTGCAGAGTCGTCCCTAAGAGACCGACTGTTGGTGTGGGCCACCAAACTATTAATTGTGACTCGGCTGGCCTTTAGGCACCTTGAAAACCTTCTTTCTGCCCACTGGACTTTCTCCATGATGAACACGGTCTTCCTCAACTTTGAAGGAGAAGTTCCTAAAATAAT ATGTTTTGGGTACACGTACCTGCCGTACAGCCAGAATGGCGCCAAACTAGTGAAGGTTGCTGCCTGGACACAAAAGAAAGGGTTACTATTGAACCAAAATGAATTGCCGTTTTCTGAGAAATTTGAGAA TTTCTATGGGGCACAGGTGAACGTCACCGCTTTGCCGTTCATGCCATACTGGGGTAATGAATATATTCGAACTCCTAATGGAACTTCCGTCATCAAATACGAAGGTTCCGACTATCATCTTCTTTTGGCCGTGGCTAGAGCACTCAATTTCACTTTCCGAGTCTTGCCCAGCAGCTCGTGGGCAGAG GTAACGAGCCTGGTGGAAGAGCGTGTATCGTTCATCGCTTCTGTATATCATATCTTGATGACGGTGAGAGCGGAAAAGTATGACTACACGCACACCTTTGAGTTTTCCTACGTCTCTTTCTCCATGGCCAAACCTCACCGGGAGCCTCAGTGGCAAAGTCTATATTATCCACTGGCGCACCATGTGTGGCTGGCCATACTGGGTTCGGTTCTTCTCGTCCCGCTCACATATATTACG ATAAATCATATGAGTCGGAAAGTAATTGGAAGAACAACGCTTCTCGAGAGTGTGTTCCTAGATATGGCTGGAATGTTTCTTGCCCAGAGTCTTCCACATCGTCTGCCATGGGATTCCTCCAGCAGAGTTCTGATGGCTGCCTGGCTCGTATTCGCTCTCATTCTCGCATCAGCCTACCGCGGCAACCTGACGGCTGCTCTCACCCTACCGAAGTATCCTACACGTCCCGAGACGATTTCGCAACTCGTCGATACCGTGGAAAG AGTAACAATACCGTCTTATGGGGACTCCCATTACAAGTACTACAAGTCTTCAGAATCACCACTATTTAATGCTCTCTCCAGACTGATGGAGGTGGGCCCTCAAGTCTTGGAAGGGCTGCGAGGAGCACTGCAACAcaa TCGCGCTCACTTGGGCGCCAAGCGATTTCTGAAATATCAGATAGCTGACAAGTTCACAGAAGTGGACGGTGCTTCCCGCCTTTACGTGGGTCGTGACACGCTTGACCCTGCTGCCTCAGGCTGGCCAATTCCCCACGATGCACCCTACAAACCCCAACTAGACCGCTGGATCGTGGTTCCCTTAGAG GCAGGCTTGTATGAAAAGTGGGCGGAAGATCTCCTGGCAACGACTAAACTTAGAAGTCAGCGGGAACAGAAGAAGCGCCAGATTGAACTAAAAGAAGACGGGGAGACCAAGGAGAGTCTCATGGCTCTCACCATCATCCACACACAAGGCGCCTTCTTACTACTTCTAATCGGAATTAATATTGCTTGTGTGGCAGTGATTGGGGAGTTTGTGGCAGCTCGGTATGCACaagtgaagagataa